A genomic window from Winogradskyella sp. J14-2 includes:
- a CDS encoding OmpA family protein yields MKNLSRLLFVVVLLMSFSTTFAQDKNNPWAFTIGANAVDLYPVGENAPQGDYFDEYFNVTDHWNIFPSLSTLSVSRYLSDGFTFTATGSLNRIDKVGSVDDPMGGESTIARVDDLTYYALDGRVSYSFMNLINSKSIDPYLGVGGGYTWVDNIGAGTLNGSLGFRYWFSEKIGVDVNSTYKHAFEDYLPKHFQHSVGLVLKFGGTDSDGDGIYDQDDACPEEAGLEIFNGCPDSDNDGIQDSKDDCPNTAGLAEFNGCPDSDGDGVMDKDDKCPSVAGLKSLMGCPDADGDGVADGDDNCPNEAGPAANNGCPWPDTDGDGILDKDDKCPNEAGVAANNGCPEVKPTEEVMETLNSYSRSILFNVGKASFKQETDQVLQAMVAIFKQYPQASFAIEGHTDSSGSASMNQALSERRANAVRDYLIANGINADRLTAKGYGEDNPIATNKTRAGRAENRRVEVKLKN; encoded by the coding sequence ATGAAAAATCTTAGCAGATTACTTTTTGTTGTAGTGCTTCTTATGAGTTTCAGTACTACTTTTGCTCAAGACAAAAACAACCCATGGGCATTTACAATTGGTGCTAACGCCGTTGACTTATATCCTGTTGGAGAGAATGCGCCTCAAGGAGACTATTTTGACGAGTACTTCAACGTAACAGATCATTGGAATATTTTCCCTTCTTTATCAACACTATCGGTTTCTAGATACCTTAGTGACGGGTTTACTTTCACTGCTACAGGATCATTGAATAGAATTGACAAAGTAGGCTCTGTTGACGACCCAATGGGTGGTGAGTCAACAATAGCAAGAGTTGATGATTTAACTTACTACGCTTTAGATGGTAGAGTATCTTACAGCTTTATGAATCTTATCAACTCAAAATCTATTGATCCATACCTTGGTGTTGGTGGTGGTTATACTTGGGTAGACAATATAGGTGCTGGCACATTAAACGGTTCTTTAGGTTTCCGTTACTGGTTTTCTGAAAAGATTGGTGTTGACGTAAATTCTACGTACAAGCACGCTTTCGAAGATTATTTACCAAAACATTTTCAACATTCAGTTGGTTTAGTGCTTAAGTTTGGTGGTACAGACTCAGACGGTGATGGTATTTACGACCAAGACGATGCTTGTCCTGAAGAAGCTGGTCTAGAAATTTTTAACGGTTGTCCAGATTCTGATAATGATGGTATCCAAGACTCTAAAGATGATTGTCCAAATACAGCTGGTTTAGCTGAATTTAATGGTTGCCCAGATAGCGATGGAGATGGTGTAATGGATAAGGATGATAAATGTCCTTCTGTTGCTGGTCTTAAATCTTTAATGGGTTGCCCTGATGCAGACGGTGATGGTGTTGCTGATGGTGATGATAACTGTCCAAACGAAGCTGGTCCTGCAGCAAATAATGGTTGCCCTTGGCCAGATACTGATGGCGATGGTATCTTAGACAAAGACGATAAGTGTCCTAACGAAGCTGGTGTAGCTGCAAACAATGGTTGTCCAGAAGTTAAGCCAACAGAAGAAGTAATGGAAACATTAAATAGCTATTCAAGATCTATATTATTCAACGTAGGAAAGGCTTCTTTTAAACAAGAAACAGACCAAGTATTACAAGCAATGGTAGCAATCTTTAAACAATATCCTCAAGCTAGCTTTGCCATAGAAGGACATACAGATAGCTCTGGTTCTGCGTCTATGAATCAAGCACTTTCTGAAAGAAGAGCAAATGCAGTTAGAGATTACTTAATAGCAAACGGAATTAATGCAGATAGATTAACTGCAAAAGGTTATGGAGAAGATAACCCTATCGCTACTAACAAAACTAGAGCTGGTAGAGCAGAGAACAGACGTGTTGAAGTTAAATTGAAAAACTAA
- a CDS encoding UvrD-helicase domain-containing protein yields the protein MHNSNFKIYNASAGSGKTFTLAKTYIKILVNSKNNEQFKSILAITFTNKAVGEMKERIIAMLKLFSQDEHLIKPHPMFRAICEELSITAEFLKIRSKNILKSIMHNYGGFDISTIDGFTHRVIRTFAHDLKLPVNFEVELDQERLLNEAVDNLISRAGDSEILTQTLVDFAIEKADNDKSWDISYDFNNIAKLLVNENDIAAVETFKHKTIEDFKVLKTILVKDIAEIEKDIIAFAGEALTLIEESGLQFDDFNRKSLPNHFYNLSQGNYDVSFNSLWQNDLVASGTLYPKRVTDTIASTIESIQPNLSEVFLKTKALIFELKLKQGFYKNITPLSVLTVIQKELNLLKEEQNKMLISEFNKIISNEIKGQPTPFIYERLGEKFKHYFIDEFQDTSKMQWENLVPLLDSALSTSIGSTMLVGDAKQAIYRWRGGEPEQFINLYNKLTNPFQIEAEVLNLDTNYRSAKEIINFNNSFFEFLGEHYFNDSRYAELYLNSKQKPSLETEGFVSIEFLDISKDDNPTELYTNSVFKTIKQCLKNGFNPDDICIIVRKRKEGVEIAKFLSEKGIKITSSETLLLKNSDKVQFINSFLKLLLQTDNDNLKIEVLTFIASQNNVEDIHAFYHLYLTLGFDKMLKSLENLNIFLNKKTLLQLPLYELVEELIRAFKLHNTSDAFIQFYLDIVLEFTQQQNADLSSFIDYFERRKDSLSVISPQNNNAVQIMTIHKSKGLEFPIVIFPFADLNIYKEIDPKVWFPVKKNKYQGFDTLLLNYNSDVEHFGEVGNHLYKLKRSQLELDNINLLYVTLTRAVEQLFIIAKRDINSKGVVNDKTYAGMFISYLQKKELWLDHTLTYSFGNSKSINQKTEVHTNSNTINLISVSKEDHNLRIITKASQLWDTKQGKAIERGNLVHLLLSKIVTKEDIDFAIDDLIASGDISTSDKEALRTIILEVTEHPKIKLYFNNIHRVYNERDIVTPTSQLLRPDRLNINQKNEVTIIDYKTGEQKISHSTQLNSYTSILNTMGYVVTNKILVYINERVEVIEV from the coding sequence TTGCATAACTCAAACTTTAAAATATACAACGCATCAGCAGGCAGCGGTAAAACCTTTACCCTAGCAAAGACCTATATTAAAATTCTTGTTAATTCAAAAAACAACGAACAGTTTAAGTCTATTCTAGCTATAACATTTACCAACAAGGCTGTTGGTGAAATGAAAGAGCGCATTATTGCAATGCTTAAGTTATTCTCTCAAGATGAGCATTTAATTAAGCCTCACCCAATGTTTAGGGCTATCTGCGAAGAACTATCAATTACCGCAGAGTTTCTTAAAATAAGATCTAAAAATATATTAAAATCTATAATGCACAATTATGGAGGTTTTGATATTTCAACGATTGATGGTTTTACACATAGAGTTATAAGAACTTTTGCCCACGATTTAAAACTCCCTGTTAATTTCGAAGTAGAATTAGACCAAGAAAGGCTTCTCAACGAGGCCGTGGATAATTTAATTTCTAGAGCAGGAGACAGCGAAATATTAACCCAAACATTAGTTGATTTTGCTATTGAAAAAGCAGATAACGATAAAAGTTGGGATATTAGTTACGACTTTAATAACATAGCAAAGCTCTTAGTAAACGAAAATGATATTGCAGCAGTTGAGACCTTTAAGCACAAAACCATTGAAGACTTTAAAGTTCTAAAAACTATCTTAGTAAAAGACATTGCAGAAATTGAAAAAGACATTATTGCATTTGCAGGTGAAGCATTAACTCTGATTGAAGAAAGCGGCTTACAGTTTGATGATTTTAATAGAAAATCGCTGCCCAATCACTTTTACAACTTATCGCAGGGCAATTATGATGTTTCCTTTAATTCATTATGGCAAAACGATTTAGTTGCAAGCGGTACGCTTTACCCAAAACGTGTTACCGATACCATAGCTAGCACCATAGAGAGTATTCAACCAAACTTATCCGAGGTATTTTTAAAAACTAAAGCTTTAATTTTTGAGCTTAAACTTAAACAAGGGTTTTATAAAAATATTACACCGCTTTCCGTATTAACCGTTATTCAAAAAGAGTTAAATCTTTTAAAAGAGGAGCAAAATAAAATGCTTATCTCAGAATTTAATAAGATTATAAGCAACGAAATTAAAGGCCAACCAACACCATTTATTTACGAACGTTTAGGTGAAAAGTTTAAGCACTATTTTATTGATGAGTTTCAAGATACCTCAAAAATGCAATGGGAAAATCTGGTGCCATTGCTAGATAGCGCACTTTCAACCTCAATAGGCTCAACTATGCTTGTTGGAGATGCCAAACAAGCCATTTACAGATGGCGAGGTGGTGAGCCAGAACAGTTTATTAACCTCTACAATAAATTGACCAATCCATTTCAGATTGAAGCAGAAGTGCTAAACTTAGATACCAATTACAGAAGTGCTAAAGAAATTATAAATTTTAATAATAGTTTTTTTGAGTTTTTAGGTGAACATTACTTTAACGATAGTAGATACGCTGAGTTATATTTAAATTCTAAACAAAAACCCTCTTTAGAGACCGAAGGGTTTGTAAGTATTGAGTTTCTAGATATTTCTAAAGACGATAACCCTACTGAATTATATACCAACAGTGTTTTTAAAACCATTAAGCAATGTCTTAAAAATGGTTTTAATCCAGATGATATTTGTATCATAGTAAGAAAACGAAAAGAAGGTGTTGAGATTGCAAAATTTCTTAGTGAAAAAGGAATTAAAATAACATCTTCTGAAACTCTGTTATTAAAAAACTCCGATAAGGTTCAGTTTATTAATTCATTCTTAAAACTACTGCTTCAAACAGATAATGATAACTTAAAAATTGAAGTTCTAACCTTCATTGCAAGCCAAAACAATGTAGAAGATATACATGCTTTTTACCATTTATATTTAACTCTTGGTTTTGATAAAATGCTCAAAAGTCTTGAGAACCTAAACATCTTTTTAAATAAAAAAACACTTTTACAATTGCCTTTATATGAGCTTGTTGAAGAATTAATTAGAGCTTTTAAACTCCATAATACATCCGATGCGTTTATTCAATTTTACTTAGATATTGTTTTAGAGTTTACTCAGCAACAAAACGCGGATTTATCATCGTTTATTGATTATTTTGAAAGGAGAAAAGACAGTCTCAGCGTTATTTCTCCCCAAAATAATAATGCGGTGCAGATAATGACCATTCACAAGTCTAAAGGTTTAGAGTTTCCTATAGTTATTTTTCCCTTTGCAGACCTCAATATCTACAAAGAAATAGACCCTAAAGTTTGGTTCCCGGTTAAAAAAAACAAGTATCAAGGATTCGACACATTGTTACTTAATTACAATAGTGATGTTGAACACTTTGGTGAAGTTGGCAACCACCTTTACAAACTTAAAAGGTCTCAATTAGAGTTAGACAATATTAATCTTCTCTACGTAACATTAACAAGAGCTGTAGAGCAATTATTTATTATTGCCAAAAGAGATATAAACTCTAAAGGCGTAGTCAATGACAAAACATATGCTGGTATGTTTATCTCCTATTTACAAAAAAAGGAGTTATGGTTAGACCATACACTTACGTATAGTTTTGGCAATTCAAAAAGCATAAACCAAAAAACAGAAGTACACACCAATTCTAATACAATCAACCTTATCTCCGTTTCTAAAGAAGATCATAACTTAAGAATAATTACAAAAGCTAGTCAACTCTGGGATACCAAACAAGGAAAAGCTATAGAACGAGGCAATTTGGTTCATCTTTTACTATCTAAAATTGTTACAAAAGAAGATATTGATTTTGCTATAGACGATTTGATAGCCTCTGGAGACATTTCAACATCAGATAAAGAAGCGCTTAGAACAATTATACTAGAGGTTACAGAACATCCAAAAATCAAATTATACTTTAATAACATCCATAGAGTTTATAACGAAAGAGATATCGTAACACCAACAAGTCAGCTACTGCGACCTGACCGACTTAATATCAATCAAAAAAATGAAGTTACAATCATTGATTACAAAACAGGTGAGCAAAAAATATCTCATAGCACTCAACTTAACTCCTACACTTCTATTCTAAACACAATGGGCTATGTTGTAACAAATAAAATTCTTGTTTACATAAATGAACGTGTTGAAGTCATTGAAGTCTAA
- the kbl gene encoding glycine C-acetyltransferase: MYGNIKAHLQQEIETIKDAGLYKEERIITSPQGAEITLNTGKKVLNFCANNYLGLSSHPEVVKAAQNTLDTHGFGMSSVRFICGTQDIHKELEQKIADFYGTEDTILYAAAFDANGGVFEPLLTAEDAIISDALNHASIIDGVRLCKAARYRYKNNDMADLEKQLISANQNGARFKLIVTDGVFSMDGLLAPLDKICDLADKYDAMVMIDECHATGFIGETGIGTLEEKGVLGRIDIITGTLGKALGGAMGGYTTAKKEIIEILRQRSRPYLFSNSLAPAIVGASIKVFDMLKNDTTLRDKVDWNTKYFKKGMKEAGFDIIDGDSAIVPVMLYDAKLSQTMANMLLEKGVYVIGFFYPVVPKEKARIRVQLSAAHTKEQLDKAINAFIAVGEKLEII, encoded by the coding sequence ATGTACGGAAATATTAAAGCACATTTGCAACAAGAAATTGAAACTATTAAAGACGCTGGCCTCTATAAAGAAGAACGAATTATTACTTCTCCACAAGGTGCAGAAATTACATTAAACACGGGTAAAAAAGTTCTTAACTTTTGTGCAAACAACTACCTTGGTCTTTCCTCACATCCTGAAGTTGTAAAAGCTGCACAAAACACTTTAGACACCCATGGCTTCGGTATGTCGTCTGTGCGTTTTATTTGCGGTACACAAGATATCCATAAAGAATTGGAGCAAAAAATCGCCGATTTTTATGGCACTGAAGATACTATTCTATATGCGGCAGCTTTTGACGCTAATGGTGGAGTTTTTGAGCCTCTACTAACTGCTGAGGATGCCATAATTTCAGACGCTTTAAACCATGCCTCTATCATAGACGGTGTTAGACTTTGCAAAGCCGCAAGATACCGTTACAAAAATAATGATATGGCAGATCTAGAAAAGCAACTTATCTCTGCAAATCAAAATGGTGCTCGATTTAAGCTTATTGTTACCGATGGTGTATTTTCTATGGATGGCCTATTAGCTCCGTTAGATAAGATTTGTGACCTGGCCGATAAATACGATGCTATGGTAATGATAGATGAGTGCCATGCAACAGGATTTATTGGCGAAACCGGAATTGGCACTCTTGAAGAAAAGGGAGTCTTAGGCAGAATTGATATTATTACCGGAACACTAGGAAAAGCCTTAGGCGGTGCAATGGGAGGTTATACAACCGCCAAAAAAGAAATCATTGAAATTTTACGTCAGCGCTCGCGTCCGTATTTGTTTTCAAACTCTTTAGCGCCTGCTATTGTTGGTGCTTCAATTAAAGTTTTTGACATGCTTAAAAATGATACAACGCTGAGAGATAAAGTGGATTGGAATACTAAATATTTCAAAAAAGGCATGAAAGAAGCTGGTTTTGATATCATTGATGGAGACTCTGCAATAGTTCCTGTTATGCTTTACGATGCAAAACTGTCTCAGACCATGGCCAATATGCTACTAGAAAAGGGCGTTTATGTTATAGGTTTCTTCTATCCTGTGGTACCTAAAGAAAAAGCAAGAATTCGTGTTCAACTCTCTGCCGCTCATACTAAAGAACAACTAGATAAAGCCATAAACGCTTTTATCGCTGTAGGAGAAAAGCTCGAAATTATTTAA
- a CDS encoding PD-(D/E)XK nuclease family protein, whose product MSSFIKSVLLDLRDKGNNLEELYFIIPSKRAGVFLKHHLSKIINEPIFSPQILSIEEFVEEMSGLKSLSNSDVLFRLYNAYLKVTPKKTQEPFEVFSSWAQILVQDFNEIDRYLGNPNSIFDYLQAIKEIDHWSLETEQTDLVKSYLKFWKQLKHYYRVFTDSLLNDKQGYQGLIYREAVENLESYIENNTNKTHVFLGFNALNKCESLIIQGLLQSESAYIYWDIDEVFLKDKIHDAGLFIRQHIDKWNYFKKEPFKWALSNYSKKKNINVIGVPKLVGQAKYIGQILKKLNTDNHHLKDTAVVLGEESLLIPILNSIPKEIDKVNVTMGLPLKFVPLASLFDQLFSIHKKNNATFYFRDLIDIVFHPSLHSLFATEHCNYLHDISYYIQKNNLVYLTLHDLKKVAHKDVHDILYLMFNSWENKSEIALHRCLKLIQLIKINFNASSIELEYLYRFHTLFNQLLELNTTYQHLTSINGLYKVYNDLLQNETLDFKGEPLEGLQIMGMLESRVLDFETVIISSVNEGILPSGKTNNSFIPMDVKLQNKLPTYKEKDAVYTYHFYRLIQRAKNVYILYNTEIDALKGGEKSRFITQMEVEGIHKINHTIASPIVPIIKKQLRHITKTNDVLSILKELSSKGFSPSSLTNYIRNPLDFYYEKILRIEAFEDVEENIAANTLGSVIHNTLEDLYKPLEGKFLTIDNLKAFKLQIKSYVTHHFKDLYKDGDFTSGKNLIIFEIAQRYISNFINSEIQQLKNGNTIKILAIEADEKIELNIDAIPYAIRLTGKVDRIDQFNGVTRVIDYKSGKVDQGKVEIVDWENITTDYDKYSKSFQILCYAYMMHKTNKIELPIEAGIISFKNLNGGFLKFGKKDSTHTKNKEQLITEDTLSNFEIELKKLITEICNPSVDFTEKELD is encoded by the coding sequence ATGAGTAGCTTTATTAAATCTGTACTATTAGACCTACGAGATAAGGGTAATAATTTAGAAGAACTCTATTTTATAATTCCTAGTAAACGCGCAGGAGTTTTTCTAAAACATCATCTTTCAAAAATAATTAATGAGCCCATTTTTTCTCCCCAAATTCTAAGTATTGAGGAGTTTGTAGAAGAAATGTCAGGTCTTAAAAGTCTTTCAAATTCTGATGTTTTATTCCGACTATACAATGCCTATCTCAAAGTCACCCCAAAAAAGACTCAAGAACCCTTTGAGGTTTTTTCTAGCTGGGCACAAATACTAGTACAAGATTTTAATGAAATTGATCGCTACCTTGGTAACCCAAATTCTATTTTTGATTATTTACAAGCCATTAAAGAAATAGATCATTGGTCTTTAGAAACAGAACAAACCGACTTAGTTAAATCATATTTAAAATTTTGGAAACAACTAAAACATTACTACCGTGTTTTTACAGACAGTCTCCTTAACGACAAACAGGGTTATCAAGGTTTAATCTATAGAGAAGCTGTTGAGAACCTTGAATCTTACATAGAAAACAACACTAATAAAACACATGTTTTTTTAGGTTTTAATGCTTTAAACAAATGCGAATCTCTCATAATACAAGGATTGCTACAAAGTGAATCTGCTTATATATATTGGGATATTGATGAGGTTTTTTTAAAAGACAAAATCCACGATGCAGGCCTTTTTATAAGGCAGCATATTGATAAATGGAATTACTTTAAGAAGGAACCTTTTAAGTGGGCCTTATCAAATTATAGCAAAAAAAAGAATATTAATGTTATCGGTGTCCCAAAGTTAGTGGGCCAAGCAAAATATATTGGTCAGATATTGAAAAAACTTAACACCGATAATCATCACCTAAAAGATACCGCTGTTGTATTAGGAGAGGAAAGTCTATTGATTCCTATTCTTAATTCTATTCCAAAAGAAATCGATAAGGTAAATGTAACTATGGGACTGCCTTTAAAATTTGTGCCCTTGGCATCACTTTTTGATCAGCTCTTTAGCATCCACAAAAAAAACAATGCAACATTTTATTTTAGAGATTTAATAGATATAGTGTTTCATCCTTCCTTACACAGTCTTTTTGCAACAGAGCACTGTAATTACTTACATGATATTTCATATTATATTCAAAAAAACAATTTAGTTTATCTCACTTTACACGACCTCAAAAAGGTTGCTCATAAAGATGTACATGATATCTTATATTTAATGTTTAACTCATGGGAAAACAAGTCTGAGATAGCGTTGCATCGTTGTTTAAAACTAATTCAATTGATTAAGATAAATTTCAATGCTTCAAGTATAGAGTTAGAATATTTATATAGATTTCATACGCTGTTCAACCAGTTATTAGAACTGAATACTACTTACCAACATTTAACATCTATTAATGGCTTATACAAAGTTTATAATGATTTACTACAAAACGAAACATTAGATTTTAAAGGGGAGCCTTTAGAAGGTCTTCAAATTATGGGTATGTTAGAATCTCGCGTATTAGACTTTGAAACTGTAATTATAAGCTCTGTTAACGAGGGTATTTTGCCATCTGGTAAGACAAATAATTCTTTTATACCGATGGATGTTAAGTTGCAAAACAAACTGCCAACGTATAAGGAAAAAGATGCTGTTTATACCTACCATTTTTATAGATTAATACAGCGTGCAAAAAATGTTTATATTCTGTACAATACCGAAATTGATGCGCTTAAAGGTGGTGAAAAAAGTAGATTTATAACGCAAATGGAGGTAGAAGGTATTCATAAAATTAATCATACTATTGCTTCGCCAATTGTACCTATTATCAAAAAACAGTTAAGACACATTACTAAAACCAATGATGTTCTATCAATACTTAAAGAGCTCTCTAGCAAAGGCTTTTCACCGTCGTCATTAACTAATTACATTAGAAACCCTTTGGACTTCTATTACGAAAAAATCTTGAGAATTGAAGCATTTGAAGATGTAGAGGAGAATATAGCGGCAAACACTTTAGGTTCTGTAATACACAATACCTTAGAAGACCTCTATAAGCCTCTAGAAGGAAAATTCCTTACTATTGATAACCTAAAAGCGTTTAAGCTGCAAATAAAATCTTATGTAACGCATCACTTTAAAGATTTATATAAGGACGGTGATTTTACATCAGGAAAAAACCTCATTATTTTTGAAATTGCTCAACGCTACATTTCAAACTTCATAAATTCTGAAATTCAACAGCTTAAAAACGGCAATACCATTAAAATACTTGCTATTGAAGCTGACGAAAAAATTGAGTTGAATATTGATGCTATTCCTTACGCAATACGTCTTACTGGTAAGGTTGATAGAATAGACCAATTTAATGGTGTCACCCGTGTTATAGATTATAAATCTGGTAAAGTAGACCAAGGTAAAGTAGAAATCGTCGACTGGGAAAATATCACAACAGATTATGATAAGTACAGTAAATCTTTCCAAATACTGTGTTATGCGTATATGATGCATAAAACAAATAAAATTGAATTACCAATCGAAGCCGGTATCATTTCATTTAAAAACTTAAATGGTGGTTTTCTTAAATTTGGTAAAAAGGATTCTACGCATACTAAAAATAAAGAGCAACTTATAACAGAAGACACTTTAAGTAATTTCGAAATTGAGCTTAAAAAACTTATAACAGAGATATGTAATCCTAGCGTAGACTTTACAGAAAAAGAACTAGACTAA
- a CDS encoding alpha/beta hydrolase family protein produces MQLEKNKILLREHKKPILLDSFYSKEFTNQPVIIFCHGYKGFKDWGAWNLMAKSIAEVGVCFVKFNFSHNGGTMENPIDFPDLEAFGNNNYSIELDDLNDVIDWVTTAFKDNLFVDINNLTLLGHSRGGGIAIIKASEDKRIKKLITLASVCDFAKRTATIGNLKEWEEHGVKYVINGRTKQQMPHYYQFYEDFKANEKRLDIEKAEKQLLVPHLIIHGDNDTSVKIDEAHALHKWNPNSQLEIIKGADHVFNIKHPWERLELSKELKKAGQLILGFVST; encoded by the coding sequence ATGCAACTAGAAAAAAATAAAATACTACTAAGAGAACATAAAAAACCTATACTGTTAGACTCATTTTATTCTAAAGAATTTACAAATCAGCCTGTAATTATATTTTGTCATGGTTATAAAGGTTTTAAAGATTGGGGCGCCTGGAATCTTATGGCAAAATCAATTGCAGAGGTAGGTGTTTGTTTCGTTAAATTTAATTTTTCGCATAATGGTGGCACCATGGAAAACCCTATAGATTTTCCAGATTTAGAAGCCTTTGGCAATAATAACTATTCTATTGAATTAGATGACCTTAATGATGTTATAGATTGGGTTACCACTGCGTTTAAAGACAACTTATTTGTTGATATAAACAACCTTACTCTTCTTGGTCATAGCAGAGGTGGCGGTATTGCTATTATAAAAGCATCAGAAGACAAAAGAATAAAAAAACTCATAACCTTAGCAAGCGTTTGCGATTTTGCGAAACGCACAGCCACAATAGGAAATCTAAAAGAATGGGAAGAGCACGGTGTAAAATATGTGATTAATGGCAGAACCAAACAACAAATGCCGCATTATTACCAATTTTACGAAGATTTTAAAGCTAATGAGAAACGATTAGATATTGAAAAAGCAGAAAAACAACTATTAGTGCCACACTTAATAATTCATGGCGATAATGATACTTCTGTAAAAATAGATGAAGCTCATGCTTTGCATAAATGGAATCCAAATAGTCAACTAGAAATTATAAAAGGAGCCGATCATGTGTTTAATATTAAGCACCCTTGGGAGAGATTAGAATTATCTAAAGAGTTAAAAAAGGCAGGCCAATTAATATTAGGCTTTGTTTCAACGTAG